The following is a genomic window from Pseudomonadota bacterium.
GATATGTCAATCTCAAGGATTTTTGCGTGGGCATAAGGGGATCTCAGGACTTTCCCGATAAGCATACGGGGGAGCATGAGGTCAGAGCTGAATTGGGCCTGTCCTGTTGCCTTTAAAGGCGTATCTATTCTTTTCATGCTTTTTCCGATAAGCGAAAAATCACCCATATCTATTCCCTCCCCCTATTTGATAATGCTTGTATTGCTTCAACTATCTTTGCGTATCCGGTGCAACGGCAGACATTCCCGGAAATGGCAAACCTGATCTCTTCTTCTGTGGGTGCAGGATTGTGATTGAGGAGTGAACGGGCCGTTAGTATCATCCCGGGACTGCAGAATCCACATTGTATTGCATGATGTTCGATGAATGATTCCTGGACAGGGTCGAGTTTTTCACCTTTTGCTAATCCTTCAATTGTGGTTATTTCACAATCTTTTGCCTCTGTGACAAGCAGAAGGCATGATCTCACAGGAAGACCATCAAGCAATACAGTGCACGCCCCGCATGCTCCTTCACCGCAGCTTTCCTTTGTTCCGGTCAATAACAAGTCATCTCTTAAAATCTCTAAAAGGGTGCGGTTCGGGTAAGTGATAATTTCGTATTTTTCATCATTGATTTTTAGTGTTAACGTGATTTTTTTCATAATTACCTGTCCTTTCTTAAATCTTTCAGTGCCTTCTGAATTGCCCTTTTTGTATATATTACTGCCATTTTTCGACGGTATGAAGCAGGCACGGGCAGATTATCAGCAACTTCAACAAATTGAAGAACCGCCCCTGATGCCGCTTCAATGTCTTTATTCGATGGTTTTTTTCCTTTAAGTACTTTGGATGCCTTATCAATGATCTTTGGAGATGACCCCGCAGCACCAAGGACAATGCGCGCATCAATTACTTCTCCATTCATATTTCCAGACACAAACACTGCAGAAGACATTAACGGATATTCAAGGCTCTTCCTGATTCTCAGTTTTTCATAAGCAGAAGAGTATTGTCCTTTTGGGATGGGGATTATAATATCCGTGAGCAGTTCGTTCTCCCCAATTGAGTGCGGGTTCTCACCTTTTCCCGTGAACAGATCGGAAATTAAAATAGTGCGTGACGAGTCACTTTTTTCCAGCTTTGCCTTCGCATTAAAAGAGATTAATGCAGGAGCCATATCACTCTGGTAAACGCTAAAACACCGATTCCCCCCTTTTACCGCCCGGCACATAACGCCACCGGCCTTATAGCAGGGCTTAAGACCATTTCTGAAAAGTTCTGACTGGTTATAATACATACAGCGGCTGTTCTGGAAAATATTCCCCCCGATGGTGGCCCTGTTCTGGATCGGAGGAGCAGCAACTAAGTTTGCAGCTTGAGAAATTCCCTTAAAGAGGTCATTTATCAATGAGGATTCAATTATCTCTCGCAAGGTAGTATTACTTCTGATTATAATCTGGCCCTTACTTTCCTTGATGCCCTGAAGATTTTTTATTTTTCTCAGGCTCAAAATATATGGAGGCACAGAAAGGCCGAGTTTCATTAAACCCACAATTTCAGTGCCCCCTGCAACAATTTTAACCTTTCCCTTGTGTTTTTCAAGCATGGATAAGGCGTTTTTTAATGTGGCCGGTTCCAGAACTTCAAAAGGCGGCAATCTCATAAATACTCCTCTTGTTACAATTTTGAGTTGTTAAGCATTAAGGCTTGACAACAATATAAAGACCATTCTAATATAAAATACAATATAAAATACAAAAGAAGTTTGTATACAGTATACAGTGATTAAAACTATAATTTAATTATTTTCTTGTCAACTAAAAATTAGATTTGTCACCGTAAGCCAAAAATGGCACCGATCATGAATGATAGTAAAACACCAAATGATAATACTGAGTTATACAATATATTTGAGGTAAAAATGGAACATATAGCAAAAAACCTGTTGTTATCAAAGGTGAATGATAAAGACAAAGTACTCATGGAGATTCAGGCAATCATTGAGAAGGTATTTATCGGTTCTGCCATGAAACTCTCAAAAAACAATGTTTCAAA
Proteins encoded in this region:
- a CDS encoding (2Fe-2S)-binding protein; protein product: MKKITLTLKINDEKYEIITYPNRTLLEILRDDLLLTGTKESCGEGACGACTVLLDGLPVRSCLLLVTEAKDCEITTIEGLAKGEKLDPVQESFIEHHAIQCGFCSPGMILTARSLLNHNPAPTEEEIRFAISGNVCRCTGYAKIVEAIQALSNRGRE
- a CDS encoding helix-turn-helix domain-containing protein; amino-acid sequence: MEHIAKNLLLSKVNDKDKVLMEIQAIIEKVFIGSAMKLSKNNVSKAAKLLGINRNTLSKKLKETR
- a CDS encoding FAD binding domain-containing protein, producing the protein MRLPPFEVLEPATLKNALSMLEKHKGKVKIVAGGTEIVGLMKLGLSVPPYILSLRKIKNLQGIKESKGQIIIRSNTTLREIIESSLINDLFKGISQAANLVAAPPIQNRATIGGNIFQNSRCMYYNQSELFRNGLKPCYKAGGVMCRAVKGGNRCFSVYQSDMAPALISFNAKAKLEKSDSSRTILISDLFTGKGENPHSIGENELLTDIIIPIPKGQYSSAYEKLRIRKSLEYPLMSSAVFVSGNMNGEVIDARIVLGAAGSSPKIIDKASKVLKGKKPSNKDIEAASGAVLQFVEVADNLPVPASYRRKMAVIYTKRAIQKALKDLRKDR